A region from the Aricia agestis chromosome 12, ilAriAges1.1, whole genome shotgun sequence genome encodes:
- the LOC121732479 gene encoding cytoglobin-like isoform X1 translates to MLFFYLCSSFVLLTAFVVLKRIKRGRKTAMGGWLSYIWWGGDPDTPNPVSGLTRRDIHAVRTSWAPVYKDPLGNGTELLRRLFTAYPETREFFKMVRKHPESEWVGNPQFTAHVMNLMTSLDLAVRSLHQPEVVAAMMNKLGESHARRKIKEEHFNGLKDVIVKMFIEVLHLDDATLGAWGKTVDFWYKHIFQTLNADVAR, encoded by the exons ATGTTATTCTTTTACCTGTGCTCCAGTTTTGTGCTCCTCACCGCTTTCGTGGTTTTGAAAAGAATAAAAAGGGGACGGAAG ACAGCGATGGGCGGCTGGCTGAGCTACATCTGGTGGGGCGGCGACCCCGACACACCCAACCCCGTATCCGGCCTCACGCGCCGCGACATCCACGCCGTGAGGACGTCGTGGGCACCAGTGTACAAGGACCCGCTTGGCAATGGCACGGAACTGTTGAGGAG ACTGTTCACCGCATACCCTGAAACTCGGGAGTTCTTCAAGATGGTGCGCAAACACCCAGAGTCGGAGTGGGTGGGCAACCCACAGTTTACCGCCCACGTCATGAATCTGATGACGTCACTGGACCTGGCCGTCCGCAGCCTCCACCAGCCCGAGGTGGTGGCAGCCATGATGAACAAGCTGGGAGAGTCACACGCGAGACGGAAAATCAAGGAGGAGCATTTCAAT GGTCTAAAGGACGTGATCGTGAAGATGTTTATCGAGGTGTTACACCTGGACGACGCGACCCTCGGCGCCTGGGGCAAGACCGTGGACTTCTGGTACAAGCACATATTCCAAACACTCAACGCCGACGTAGCCAGATAA
- the LOC121732479 gene encoding cytoglobin-like isoform X2 encodes MGGWLSYIWWGGDPDTPNPVSGLTRRDIHAVRTSWAPVYKDPLGNGTELLRRLFTAYPETREFFKMVRKHPESEWVGNPQFTAHVMNLMTSLDLAVRSLHQPEVVAAMMNKLGESHARRKIKEEHFNGLKDVIVKMFIEVLHLDDATLGAWGKTVDFWYKHIFQTLNADVAR; translated from the exons ATGGGCGGCTGGCTGAGCTACATCTGGTGGGGCGGCGACCCCGACACACCCAACCCCGTATCCGGCCTCACGCGCCGCGACATCCACGCCGTGAGGACGTCGTGGGCACCAGTGTACAAGGACCCGCTTGGCAATGGCACGGAACTGTTGAGGAG ACTGTTCACCGCATACCCTGAAACTCGGGAGTTCTTCAAGATGGTGCGCAAACACCCAGAGTCGGAGTGGGTGGGCAACCCACAGTTTACCGCCCACGTCATGAATCTGATGACGTCACTGGACCTGGCCGTCCGCAGCCTCCACCAGCCCGAGGTGGTGGCAGCCATGATGAACAAGCTGGGAGAGTCACACGCGAGACGGAAAATCAAGGAGGAGCATTTCAAT GGTCTAAAGGACGTGATCGTGAAGATGTTTATCGAGGTGTTACACCTGGACGACGCGACCCTCGGCGCCTGGGGCAAGACCGTGGACTTCTGGTACAAGCACATATTCCAAACACTCAACGCCGACGTAGCCAGATAA